One genomic window of Mercenaria mercenaria strain notata chromosome 2, MADL_Memer_1, whole genome shotgun sequence includes the following:
- the LOC128555083 gene encoding H/ACA ribonucleoprotein complex non-core subunit NAF1-like translates to MDLEQETEQASNAVAKNYIDSPKQDSLGMETTSNTDMALETDSNEPDTQEVVASVIEKDKSLKGVLDTSVDSGIHDVLIKQAPVDDCEHPDTAKTKEPLEDACTDTNVETNVIAHDVTKTSLENSPDSNVRAENNASTEKENKEGSFSCGSITSNKANLIENEVNTNKSANATNDLKAVQTEKASDTNKDMEVEEKGPNASDTDVIVVEGASTMMDYRTAEKVITVDDTSDSSADSSDSDDDATDNKKETEAKNTEAQINKIISNEREASPEREKRVKLNRHGFEDIRTKGELQPEDLPPLEELTITVDDTVVMVEVGNIKSIVGILVVIQSNENVPPLDDETILFVEGHKVLGQVFEVFGPVKTPWYSVRFNEASNIEAKGLKEGMPVFCAPREDSFTKFVFVDSLKRVKGSDASWEDNNEPPEKHLDYSDDESERRAKAKRRNKKFGDHETEGGGDGDNNVQRKNPRQRNRSRGNRDDQSGAGPQQQMKHSKRGWNPFQENQNEHTNNMPPRFGGRQQNNGHNSQASGQRWTPSRDNFNRPQSRFGGPPDFQNRPRTGQNQGRHQFGGRNFQHQNNWRPPPNTNCPDNMQNSGQPSMNGPCPADRPFNLQSPPPSMGTSGFCSNSQNGPPGPMNVNFPQPPPQFQAGNQIRPPNQQAGMNPWMRPPASINLQNASFIANKLPNANNQSALQGNQTMNQLQMNAGNQTFNQGQPNNVTAYQGNQSNITHPVNNTPQTSQGNFSNFGMNIGQNQFNQPPPNSRPNSMPQVQPEQNVSTNFQQNYSQFQTNGFSGQSSFPSGNNTDKSGSGGPNFIPACNNNFQSGEMNPGSYNGQSTNIQRQELGHFQMQNNLGQPGFNNIQNRQCGENQNFVQNQNFRNNPQNSFPQGSIPNGSSGNQFIPQGYGFQNNFIGQNQPAGQGGFNPVSGTSYPCTGNSFVPAGNSVGGPNQMQGTVQPNIITDQRFIQNNS, encoded by the exons ATGGACTTAGAACAAGAAACGGAACAAGCTTCAAATGCAGTGGCTAAGAATTATATTGACAGCCCAAAGCAAGATAGCCTTGGAATGGAAACAACATCTAATACTGATATGGCACTGGAAACAGACAGCAATGAACCAGATACACAAGAAGTTGTAGCTTCAGTTATTGAAAAGGACAAATCCTTGAAAGGTGTTCTTGATACAAGTGTTGACAGTGGAATACATGATGTTCTTATCAAACAAGCACCAGTTGATGATTGTGAACATCCTGATACAGCAAAGACAAAAGAACCATTGGAAGATGCTTGTACTGATACAAATGTGGAAACCAATGTAATAGCACATGATGTTACAAAAACAAGTCTGGAAAATAGTCCAGATAGTAATGTGAGAGCAGAGAATAATGCCAGCactgaaaaggaaaataaagaaggGTCCTTCAGTTGCGGTTCCATCACATCCAACAAAGCAAACTTAATTGAGAATGAAGTGAACACAAACAAATCAGCAAATGCTACAAATGACCTAAAAGCTGTTCAGACTGAAAAAGCTTCTGATACAAACAAAGACATGGAAGTTGAAGAAAAAGGTCCAAATGCATCTGATACAGATGTGATTGTTGTAGAAGGTGCAAGTACCATGATGGACTACAGAACAGCAGAGAAAGTTATCACTGTAGATGATACTTCTGATTCTTCAGCAGACAGCAGTGATTCTGATGATGATGCCACTGATAACAAGAAGGAAACTGAAGCAAAGAATACCGAGGCCCAAATAAATAA GATAATATCTAATGAGAGAGAAGCATCACCAGAAAGAGAGAAGAGGGTAAAACTGAACAGACATGGATTTGAGGATATTAGAACTAAAGGAGAACTACAGCCAGAG GATTTGCCTCCCCTTGAAGAGTTGACCATTACAGTAGATGATACTGTTGTTATGGTAGAGGTTGGAAACATCAAGAGCATTGTAGGAATCCTAG TTGTGATACAGTCCAATGAAAATGTACCACCATTGGATGATGAAACCATTTTGTTTGTCGAGGGACATAAAGTTCTTGGACAG GTTTTTGAGGTATTTGGGCCAGTAAAGACACCATGGTACTCTGTTCGATTCAACGAGGCAAGCAATATTGAAGCCAAAGGTTTGAAGGAGGGAATGCCAGTCTTCTGTGCACCCAGGGAGGATTCATTCACCAAGTTTGTCTTTGTAGATAGTCTCAAAAG GGTAAAAGGGTCAGATGCATCTTGGGAGGACAATAATGAACCTCCAGAAAAG CATCTTGATTATTCTGATGATGAGTCGGAGAGAAGAGCCAAGGCTAAGAGACGTAACAAGAAGTTTGGCGATCATGAAACTGAAGGCGGTGGGGATGGAGACAATAATGTGCAGAGGAAAAATCCGAGACAACGTAACAGAAGTAGAGGAAATAGAG ATGACCAGTCTGGTGCTGGGCCACAGCAGCAGATGAAACATTCAAAAAGGGGCTGGAATCCTTTCCAGGAAAACCAGAATGAACATACTAATAATATGCCTCCTAGATTTGGAGGTAGACAACAGAACAATGGTCACAACAGTCAAGCCAGTGGTCAAAGATGGACACCAAGTCGGGATAATTTCAACAGACCACAGTCTCGTTTTGGCGGACCCCCAGATTTTCAGAATCGGCCAAGAACGGGTCAAAATCAAGGACGGCATCAGTTTGGAGGAAGAAACTTTCAGCATCAAAACAACTGGAGACCACCACCAAATACAAACTGTCCAGATAATATGCAGAATTCTGGACAACCTTCTATGAATGGCCCATGCCCTGCAGACAGACCATTTAATTTACAAAGTCCACCCCCTTCAATGGGTACATCAGGGTTTTGTTCAAATTCGCAGAATGGTCCTCCTGGACCAATGAATGTTAACTTTCCTCAGCCACCACCTCAATTTCAGGCTGGCAATCAGATAAGACCACCAAATCAGCAAGCTGGTATGAATCCTTGGATGAGACCTCCAGCAAGCATAAATCTTCAAAATGCATCTTTCATTGCAAACAAACTTCCAAATGCTAATAATCAGTCTGCTCTTCAAGGGAACCAGACAATGAATCAACTGCAAATGAATGCAGGGAACCAGACTTTTAACCAAGGGCAACCAAACAATGTCACAGCATACCAGGGCAACCAGTCTAACATTACACATCCTGTCAATAATACACCTCAAACCAGTCAAGGGAATTTCTCAAACTTTGGTATGAATATTGGACAGAATCAGTTTAACCAGCCCCCACCAAACAGCAGACCTAATTCAATGCCACAGGTACAACCTGAACAGAATGTTAGTACTAATTTTCAGCAGAACTATAGTCAGTTTCAAACAAATGGTTTCAGTGGCCAGTCTAGTTTTCCAAGTGGAAATAATACTGACAAAAGTGGATCCGGTGGTCCAAATTTTATACCTGCTTGTAACAATAACTTTCAGTCTGGAGAAATGAACCCAGGATCGTACAATGGACAGTCAACAAATATCCAAAGGCAAGAATTAGGAcattttcaaatgcaaaataatttggGGCAACCAGGTTTTAATAACATTCAAAATAGGCAATGTGGTGAAAACCaaaattttgtccaaaaccagaatttcagaaataatcCACAGAATAGTTTCCCACAGGGCAGTATACCAAATGGCAGCAGTGGTAATCAGTTTATTCCACAGGGATATGGATTTCAGAACAATTTTATAGGACAAAATCAGCCTGCAGGACAGGGTGGATTTAATCCAGTCTCTGGCACATCTTATCCTTGTACAGGGAACAGCTTTGTACCAGCTGGAAACAGTGTTGGAGGACCTAATCAAATGCAAGGTACTGTGCAGCCAAATATAATAACGGATCAAAGATTCATACAGAATAACTCTTAG